ACGGCGCTAGGCGCTCCAGCAGCACCACGGCACACCCGTGGTAGGCGGCCCGGCCAAACTCCTGGTAGCCCAGCTTGGCCGCCAGGCCCCGCGAGGGGGAGTTGGCCTCGTCGATGAGGCACACGGTGCGCGGGGTGGGCAGGTGGGCGTCGCCCCAGGCCAGCGCGGCCCGCGTGGCCTCGGTGGCGTGGCCCCGGCCGTGCGCGTGGGGAGCCAGCACCCAGCCCACCTCGGGCCAGCCTTGTAGCGAGGGCTCGATGTTGCGGTGCCAGTTGCCGAAGCCGACGGCCCCGATGAATTGGCCGGTGGCCTTTTCTTCGACTGCCCAAAAGCCGTAGCCGCAGAGCGACCACAGGCCGGTGTGGCGCAGCATTTTGGTCCAGACTTCTTCCGCGGGCAGGGCCCGGCCCCCGAGGTATTGGTAGAAGGCTGGCTGCTGCCACATCGCCAGAAAAGGAGCCAGGTCGGCGGGGTAGTGGCCGCGCAGGCGCAGGCGCTCCGTTTCGAGGACGGGGACGGTCATGGCAGGAGTTATTTCAGCATCGGTTGCAGCGTGCCCCACACCGTGCGGGCCACGATGCGGTGCCCGGCCGGCGTGGGGTGGATGCCGTCTTTCTGGTTGAGCTTGGGGTCGCCGCCCACGCCCACGAGCAGGAACGGGATGAGCGCCACCTGGTTTTTGGCGGCGATTTCCTGGTAGAGCTTTTTAAAATCGGCGGCGTAGGCCTGGCCCAGGTTGGGCGGAATTTGCATGCCGGCCAGCACGATTTGGGCCCCGGGGCTGCGGCGCCGCACCGTGTCGATGATGCCCTGAAGGTTGGCGCGGGTGGCGCTTAGGGGCAGCCCGCGCAGGCCGTCGTTGCCGCCCAGCTCCAGCACGAACACGGCCACCGGCTGGCGCAGCACCCAGCCCACGCGGCTGCGGCCGCCAGCGGTAGTTTCGCCGCTCAGGCCGGCGTTGATGGTTTCGTAGTTCAGCTTGGCGGAGTCGATTTTCTGGCCAATTAGGGCCGGGAAGGCTTCTTCGGGGTCGACGCCCAAGCCGGCGGTGATGCTGTTGCCGAAGAACAGGATGCGCTTTTTGGTGCCGGGCACGGGCGCCGCGGCGGGGGCCCCCGATGCGGCGGCGGACGTTTTTTCGGCGGGGGCGTTGGAGTTGCACGCGCCCAGCCCGAGGGCGAGCAGCGCGGCAACCAGCGGGAGCGGCAATTTCATGGGCAGGGGTTTGGGGCAAAAGTCGGCACCTCGGGCGAAAGTTTGTGCCGGTCCTCAAACGATGCAGGGGCCCCGGCCGTTATGGAGGCGGCGGATGTGAACAGGAAGCAGCGAACCCACCAGGCCGTCATGCTGAGCGCAGCCGAAGCATCTCTTCCGCTGACTAATCAATCCAATCGGCTGGTTAGTCAGCGGGCGAGATGCTTCGGCTGCGCTCAGCATGACGGCCTTGCGTACTAGCATTTCTGCCAATTTTTTCCATAAACACTAAATATCCGCCCCGTTTCCGCGTCTACCCCAATTAGGGCCCCAAGGCCCGATTTCCTTCGCAATTCGTTCGCAATGAGCATTCTTAAAGTCGAAAACCTCACCAAATCGTACCCCAGCGCCGGGGGGGCGCCGCTCACGGTGCTGCACGGCGTCAGCTTTGAGCTGGCCGCGGGCGACACGTTCGCCATCGTGGGGCCCTCGGGCTCGGGCAAAACCACGCTGCTGGGCCTGTGCGCCGGCCTCGACCGCGCCACTTCGGGCAGCGTGTGGCTCAACGGCATTCAACTGGATAACCTGAGCGAAGACCAGCGGGCCGCCGTGCGCAACCAGCAC
This genomic stretch from Hymenobacter sp. PAMC 26628 harbors:
- a CDS encoding GNAT family N-acetyltransferase, which gives rise to MTVPVLETERLRLRGHYPADLAPFLAMWQQPAFYQYLGGRALPAEEVWTKMLRHTGLWSLCGYGFWAVEEKATGQFIGAVGFGNWHRNIEPSLQGWPEVGWVLAPHAHGRGHATEATRAALAWGDAHLPTPRTVCLIDEANSPSRGLAAKLGYQEFGRAAYHGCAVVLLERLAP
- a CDS encoding arylesterase, coding for MKLPLPLVAALLALGLGACNSNAPAEKTSAAASGAPAAAPVPGTKKRILFFGNSITAGLGVDPEEAFPALIGQKIDSAKLNYETINAGLSGETTAGGRSRVGWVLRQPVAVFVLELGGNDGLRGLPLSATRANLQGIIDTVRRRSPGAQIVLAGMQIPPNLGQAYAADFKKLYQEIAAKNQVALIPFLLVGVGGDPKLNQKDGIHPTPAGHRIVARTVWGTLQPMLK